A region of Arabidopsis thaliana chromosome 5, partial sequence DNA encodes the following proteins:
- a CDS encoding P-loop nucleoside triphosphate hydrolase superfamily protein (P-loop containing nucleoside triphosphate hydrolases superfamily protein; FUNCTIONS IN: hydrolase activity, DNA binding, ATP binding; INVOLVED IN: biological_process unknown; LOCATED IN: cellular_component unknown; EXPRESSED IN: 11 plant structures; EXPRESSED DURING: LP.04 four leaves visible, 4 anthesis, petal differentiation and expansion stage, LP.12 twelve leaves visible, D bilateral stage; CONTAINS InterPro DOMAIN/s: Restriction endonuclease, type I, R subunit/Type III, Res subunit (InterPro:IPR006935); BEST Arabidopsis thaliana protein match is: P-loop containing nucleoside triphosphate hydrolases superfamily protein (TAIR:AT5G37150.1); Has 1807 Blast hits to 1807 proteins in 277 species: Archae - 0; Bacteria - 0; Metazoa - 736; Fungi - 347; Plants - 385; Viruses - 0; Other Eukaryotes - 339 (source: NCBI BLink).), producing MDTKEIRKLLEKNEQTSLFARLCSWSLKDILNEDLSKEKIMTIPDRFSSVDEYSQCFVPHLLEETRTELFSSFRSLSKSPVSRILSVETKVIEYSGRSSIKWFHDIKLMDYADDKNEIYEPKCGDIIALSPLSLTEERPRIDDLDPLLLGYVFSVYGDSKISVHFSRSISQSEKHTFCTGVFLINITTNTRIWNALHKDAADSTLIQSVLQEDASATEQCFSCENDVDGSDSDRVVDIIRSAKLNSSQEAAILGFLKTRNCKHKESVKLIWGPPGTGKTKTVATLLSTLMQLKCKTVVCAPTNTTIVAVASRLLSLSKETIVCAPTNSAIAEVVSRFEFSTLFYGTSILERTTYGMGNIVLSGNRERMGITSNKVLLNVFFNDRVSKLGRLFLSTCGWKKRLESIIDFLENTETKYEQHVNELELERMTEDEKKKEEVEERTMQEVVNIPTFESL from the exons ATGGACACTAAAGAGATACGAAAGCTCTTGGAAAAAAACGAGCAAACAAGTCTTTTCGCTAGACTATGTTCTTGGTCACTCAAAGATATCCTCAACGAAGATCTCTCCAAGGAAAAG ATAATGACAATACCAGACAGATTTAGTTCCGTTGATGAATACTCTCAGTGTTTTGTTCCTCATTTACTCGAGGAAACACGAACTGAGTTGTTCTCGAGCTTCAGATCTTTATCGAAATCTCCTGTCTCACGAATACTTTCTGTGGAGACAAAAGTGATTGAATATAGTGGAAGGTCATCGATCAAGTGGTTCcatgatattaaattaatggATTATGCAGACGATAAAAACGAAATATATGAGCCAAAGTGTGGAGATATTATTGCACTGAGTCCTCTGAGTTTGACAGAAGAAAGGCCAAGAATCGATGACTTGGATCCTTTACTTCTAGGTTACGTTTTCTCTGTGTATGGTGATTCTAAAATCTCTGTTCACTTCTCTAGATCCATTTCTCAGAGTGAGAAACATACATTTTGCACAGGTGTTTTTCTCATTAATATAACCACAAACACTCGAATTTGGAACGCTTTACACAAGGATGCTGCCGATTCCACTCTGATCCAGAGTGTCCTTCAGGAAGATGCTTCG GCTACAGaacaatgtttttcttgtgaaaaTGATGTTGATGGTTCTGATTCTGACCGTGTTGTCGATATAATACGTTCAGCAAAACTGAACTCTTCCCAAGAAGCTGCGATTTTGGGTTTCCTTAAGACAAGGAATTGTAAACACAAGGAGAGTGTGAAACTGATATGGGGACCTCCTGGTACAGGCAAAACAAAGACGGTCGCGACACTTCTCTCTACTCTTATGCAACTAAAGTGCAAAACAGTTGTATGTGCTCCTACAAACACAACTATTGTAGCAGTAGCGTCAAGGTTATTATCTTTATCTAAGGAAACAATTGTGTGTGCTCCAACCAACTCGGCTATCGCAGAAGTAGTATCAAGGTTCGAATTCTCTACCTTATTCTATGGAACTTCTATATTAGAACGTACCACTTACGGTATGGGGAATATAGTTCTATCTGGAAACCGCGAGAGAATGGGAATTACGAGCAATAAAGTTCTTCTCAATGTGTTTTTTAATGACCGCGTTAGTAAACTTGGTAGACTGTTTTTATCTACTTGTGGATGGAAGAAGAGGTTAGAGTCAATCATAGATTTTCTTGAGAACACAGAGACTAAGTACGAGCAACATGTAAATGAACTAGAGCTTGAAAGAATGACAGaagatgaaaagaagaaggaagaagttgaagagagGACGATGCAAGAAGTTGTAAACATTCCAACATTTGAGAGTTTGTGA